One Carya illinoinensis cultivar Pawnee chromosome 5, C.illinoinensisPawnee_v1, whole genome shotgun sequence genomic window, ttttgtggggttgatactagatttacgagaccggattgaaattatgaaggtggacaaatagGAGTTTTATCAGCATTTACTATATTTTCCCAAAAAGTAAGTCTCATAGGTGCACAAGgaggctatgacctatgtgggtgagagtttgaaagagttCGATGATATGTCTTGAATAATTGTAAAGAGATTGAACACTATTTGAGgttagtgatgatcatctaatttaatagtatttttaagtgcatttataataatatagtatatattgatataaattaataactcaTATTAACATATGCAACGAACATATACAACTAGTTCGCACAAATAGTGTGACTGACGGAGAAAAGatgcatgaagaagaatttgccttgtggtttgaacatacggtattactaaaaaaaacatgcataattattttgaattttatacattttgtaagtgtcaccatatttatatatgatattgatataagtagaataatatttatttatgtaggttgcatcgaaatatagtgaacattcaagtgaaatctcacAAGAAGTATATGCTctggcatgtggtccgtctaagcgggctatccaatattcaagATATTTGGTgtgtggatatagatttcacatagcagacagagaacgatatagaaaaactcaaaattgtggggtcgtagtcgaaggaagccatgagGATGGTAATATCAATTTTTACGCAATTGTGGAAtatatcatagcattaaagtatgtgggggatATATGgtttggttatttaaatgtaattggtgggatgtctcaaataTTAAGTTGGAagtgcgtaaggatgaatattttgtaagtgtcaatacatctcgcaaatggtatgagaaTGATCCTTTCGTTCTCGCATgtcaagcaaatcaagttttttatttagatgattcggagttcggaaatccatggtgggtagtcgagaagtttgcaccaagaaatgtatatgattatattccagaggtagacaaaccatatgaaaaagttgatagtccagatcatgaagaagcatattaagaaaatgaatcaggcatcaatttatttattgatctaagccaatatgatatggtcccattgcgcagagaagatgttcaacccgaagtaattgaaggtgacatgtcggaagaacatgaatcaactgaagtgtctactgaggatgagagtGATTGGTCCAAGAAAACTGATactgaatgattttcaaatagatatttgtgtaggtataattcttataaaaatataaaatgtatcttgttcgaataataatttattataattttaaacagatatgcctcctaaatgcaaaagaacacatgaaccatccccaccacttactaACTCCCCGTGTAATTTAtttgccaacaatggtgggccaacaTCACCATAACAAGAATAAAGGTATTTTATCactgtatatctttcaaataaaataatttaattagaatatatgctttgatttttgtatatatagctgttgtaaaccagcgccgagttagaggcattacgaggggtgtctgcatagagaaagtaaggaaagtgggtaaaattaaaattgatatacTTGATGATTACACCGGTGGCTCTGGAGATTCGatagcttggcttgcttcttacgttggtacacttactcgcacatatgcaccgatggctacatcctACTGGGCTAAAGTTTTCCAaaatgtgaaagaccacataaAAAATCGTTGtatggtaataagttactttgtataacatttttatttaaataacatttgaaattatgctaattgtttataattttttgaaggacgagtttgaactaaattttagctggcgagaggatcgactaacgattgaggaATTGATGTTGAATGCATTCTgaaggtacaaaggtcgataccatgcacactatcagaagttcagtactacgacagatgtgcgtcaaaatccattccaagcaatgcaaccaaacaaatgggagaaagtttgtgatctgtttgaagattctGCTTATAAGGTAATTTCGCtgctatcattttttaataatatatgatagatgtattaaacataaaattataatacttttttttagcaatGGAGTACgatgaacaaagcaaatagatcaaatttaacgatacaccatcatgcGGGTTATcaatcttttcatcgcttgtaaaaaaaatggttagttattttagtccacattaaatattaatatatacatttttctGGTTCAAATTCtgatattgattttcatttttcaacaagAAGAAAGTCCTGCTGATTACGATCTGATCCAATTGTATgttaaagtacataaaaatcgtgatggtgtttggagcaattatgaggcagaggcaaattttgtaagtttaagtttatttaattctattgtctaaagatatttttgttacatatactaattttaatgtttttctttttgtacgacaagatgatatctcttaaagaaaTTGTTGCAGATCTATATGATGAATCATCtatcaacgatgctcaaatcttttctcaaattcttggatcacgttctaaTATTTGAAGGGTTTAGAATGTTgcatgaagccatcctcaacatcttcatcatcttttaaaaccaaatcGAATGATGATAAGACTAAGAAATTAGAGGAAattgcacttgagatagaacgattgaggttgaaggaaaaagagttgctgacccgattagatcaagcaacAGATTTAAAGGTAAGACTAGAAGAGagactacaattaaataactaaaaaatgtttgaataatTCTAGTCAATAATGTCCCAAAACTTTATGCCACCACTACTACCACAATcacaattcatttaattttttttaattacctttatttatgatgttattaaacatttgaacaattgatgtatatagattacaatttgtattagtatattctttctaattaaatttcattttgtttgattaataccgttcgaactttaaataacccgtttgaatggtaaattaccatttatgcatacattcgaacaaaaacagatctattcgaacaaaaaaaaaaaaacaattcaaacgtATTGGGAAATACAATCCGtgcgttcgttcgaacaattaaatatttattcgaataacgttatttttcaaaactcaattcgaacagaagatttctgaAAATAGATTGTCTGTttgaacagttaatatttttctttgaacaaaAGTCACTTAAAAATGTGTTGGTTTGAATGACtttggtcagatatggttattggtttgaattaatatttcattttgttcgaacaaaattttaagttcgaatataattttttttatttaaacttgattctgagatgacatttttttgtctaaaaaaaaatttctgttaGAACGGTTTCGACTGGCTCCGCCCAATTTCATTCGTAAAAGTACTTTAAGGatatgaaaatcaatttttgtctcCGAAAAGTTTCTGAGATGGTCTTTctgaaacaaaaaatttttgtctccaaaaacttttagggacgaaattttgattttttaagacaaaaatttttgtctcaaaaaaccaattctcttgTAATGGCATGTAGTATCATGGATCATTTATCCAACCTTAATCCAACCCTCTTTACTATTCAGGATATTGTTCACTACTATCTGTGAATCCTCCTCCAACTCTAACTTTCTCATCTCcgactcaaaaaaaaaaaaaataataaataaataaataaaaaaaaaaaaaccttgtgtAGCTAAATATGCACCCAATGATTCTGCTACAAGAGGATGCAGACTTGCCGCCATAGGTCGTTGGCTCAATGAATCCTCACAACACTGTTAAGGCTTTCTTCAAGGCACAGCTCTTAATGCATTTTTACGATATATTAATGCATTTGAAGTGGTTTAGTCTATGAATTTTCATGTCGTTCTGTTCATATTTGTGAGATTGAAACTCCAACGGATGTCCTAGTCACATTTTCTTGAATGGGAAATTAATAAGGTTTCACTcttttaatttacatattacATGATTAATTGTTTGTTTACTGtgattagaaaaaagaaaaaagaaataaagaaatgttCTTTTCCTTTGTTTGTAGGTTTGCAGCTTTGAATCCACCGTCTCACCTTTGATTGATACCATCCTTGCAAGGGAGGGGAAGTGCCTTTCGGATTAAGGAGCATCTATTGTTCCCTTTACGACAGAAAGTGATGAATGTTGTTGTCATAGTAAGCTTTTTATTGCTCTAATGAAATAGGGCCACGTGTATGATGGGAACTTTTACACACACacgcatatataatatatatatatatatatatatataatcctacTATCATGTACTAATGAAAATGTAATTTGCATTCACACGCGCGTATGACATCAGGTCATTTAGAAACctaaaccaaaaaggaaaaaaaaaaaaaaaccacctgAGCACAATGATATGGGAATCATTAATCGTGCTCCTATGACTCTTTTCTTTAACTTTCGCAAAAGTTCTTTTggtttatttaaaacataaaaaataaaaagagaaatttcTCTGTGGGAGAAGTCCATTACAAAACTACATTATTACTTTATCTTAGCTATATTTTCAATAATCATGTATAAGATTTAGTTATCTCATTTACAAGTAAAGTATGTCTAAACAtgattgattgatgatattAATAAACTCTAGTTAATGgaacaaatttattttatagcaaTTTATTGTGTATAGCATCAAAGGTTACGATATCTCTAAAATTAATATGTAGCTCGAGATTTGGTATATGTTCAAAAtagtatttcttttttcatatatcCATTTTCATCAACATGGATTGCATATACAAAATATGGATTATTCCTTCCATTCTCTAGAAAATAAGTATACAATCTTGAGTAACGATCTTGTTATCTAAAGTTATATTTGCTAATGTCacacattttaaataattttatcatatatgttatataatatattttaagtaacGGTAGTTATATTTAAAATGCTACATATtaacataattaatattttaaattgcattttcttttaaaaatataaaatttaagagaaaacaaaatagCATTATAATATAAATGGAGGATCATACTTGTGAGAAGAGAACATCCTCCACAAAAGGAAGAATATTCTGCATGCCATTGATACTGCAAAgattcaaaagaaaacaaaagaaaatggacACCTCACCACCGGCAGGTGTCATTTGATAACAGAGCCAACGCGCGACAGCTACCATCCTTCCTtgtacataaaaagaaaaataaaaactttacaGCGCGAACCAAAAATCCCCCATCGAAAGCACTGACTCTCACTGGTCGGAGGAAAGAGTACGGGAAGCAAATCGGGGTCTCGCCGAAATGGTTTCGTCGGAGAGTGGAGACCCAAACCCGGTCCGGAAGCTGCTGGGGCTTGGGTTCTGGGTTCAGGGCTTTAGGTGCTTCCCTTGGATGGCGGTGAACTTCTTTCTCAAGGACGGCCTCAATGTGGACCCGTCCACGCTTCAGCTCCTCCAGAACTCAGCCAACCTTCCCATGGTAGCCAAGCCCCTCTACGGTCTCGTTTCTGACGCCGTCTACATTGCTGACCAGCATCGCATTCCCTACATCGCTGTCGGAggtaatgaaaaatgaaaatgaccgCTTTTTGGCTTCTGATTTCTAAGTTTCGATATTTGAGAATTAAGGATGATCCCATTTCCATTACGGGGAAATTAAAGTTCTTCTGTTTTCTAAATTCTGACATGACTATTAGAGTTCTGTTTCAATCTAATTGTTGCAGTTtttgaagaaaatagaaattattATGCTAATTTGGATTAAAGGTTTGTATTTTCTTCACTGAGAAAAAGCGAAGGTGGCGGAGATGCAATCcatgaaatctttttataattccTTTCTTTATGGAAAGCAGATTCTTCTCTTTTACTcttatcatttttatcattttttcgtACTTAGATAACGTAGCGCAGTAGACCTAGCCGATTTACTGGTGCCCTAGTGCTCCGTAAATGGCATAATTTTGATCTTCCACTTGAAGTGTTAGTTTCTACTGATGCTTGGGGCTTCTAGTTGCTTTTCGCTACCCGAAGATCTCTGTTCGGATGCCTTCTGATTGGTGATGAACCAAATCTTTGATTTGGACCTAAATGCCTCTGCATTTTCCTCACGATAAAATGGTCAATTATACCTCATTGTGTTAAGGGCTTCGAAAACACCAAGTATGGGCTACAATTAAACCTTGTCTGTGAACCAAGAAGCATGATAAAGTTGATTCTGGCAGCTTAAACCTGTTGAGTGATGTTTTTAGTTCCACCTTTAATTTTAGTGTTGTTCATTAGTTTTTAAAACTAGTCATTTTTAGAGCATGTGACTCAGATGGCATGAGACCCAGCCTCCATAAGAGAGGTCCTGGTTCGATCCCCTCCCCAAATCCcccaatataaaataaaataagaaaactagTCATTTTTTGTTCTTAAAATATGAAAGCAAAAATTTGCCCAAACCACTCCATGATACACAGTGGTGAATTAGTAAACATTTTGTAGTTCATGATTTTGACATTGAATTAAAGTTCACAGGTATTCAATTTCAGATCATGAGCGAAACCATTGCTTCCTTGCATCATGGTCACCCTATACATATGTGCATTATTCAAATGTTCCCACCCAATCTCTTAGAGATGGTTTAGCCTGTGCCACAAACtcaaattttatgtttaatattGCTACCTCATCTAGGTTTCATGGTTACCGACTAAACAAAGTAGCTAGAAACTTGGGCAAGTTCTCACTCAGAAGttatttttggattaagtgaTCAATCACCTTTCTTTTCAAAGGAAGACGAGAATTTGGTCAATCTAGAGATCTCTGTCAGTCAATTTCTGATTCACTCAAAAGCTATTTTGGGATTGATCTCTCGGTCACCTTTCTTTTCAAGAGGAAATAAGACATTGCTCATGGAGCAAATGCTGGCGTGTTTGGGAACTGTATTGTTATCTTCATGAATTTGATTTACAACTAGAAGTTTGATACTGAGAGAAAGGGGTTTATACTGGAGATAGACCTTGAAAAGtgattatctaaattttatccTGTACTGATTTGCTCGTGCTTGTAAAAGGTAGATCTGATTAAGCACCGTGATTGCTTATAATTCTAAACTAATGAGTTTGAGAAGAATGCCCTTGATGTGTGGGTGCTCTTGCGCGCGATTTACCTTTAATTTCCCTAATGTTGCCTTCCCATGcaatataattttgtttgtttttctaatTAGTCCAGCAACTTTGTTGGTGCAGCTTTCTTACAAGCAGTTTCATGGCTAACTATAGCAGTCCTATCACCATCAAGTGTTTCGATCTTTACTGTTACCCTATATCTCCTCCTTAGTAACCTTGGTGCCTCAATAGCTGAGGTTGCAAATGATGCCATTGTTGCAGAGGTAGGAAAACAACCCACTTCCTCTTCCAAAAGTTCTTCACCATCTTCCTCAGGAGAGCTACAATCATATGTTTGGATGGCATCCGCTGCTGGTGGGGTCCTTGGAAACCTTCTGGGTGGTACTGTAATTGATCGGTTCTCCCCCCAAGCTATGTTCATTTTTTTTGGCCTGCTCCTTGCTCTACAGTTTTTCATCACCATTAATGTTCGTGAAAGCTCTCTTAACCTTCCCAAGATCAAGGCTGATGTGGGGATTAGAAGACAACTTTTACAGCTCTCAAATGCATTAACAAAACCCGAGATTGCTTACTCAATAACATGGTTTGCATCATCTTATGCCATAATCCCAGCACTAACAGGCACCATGTTCTTTTACCAGACAGAATATCTGAAGATGGACTCATCAGTATTGGGTCTGTCGAAGGTGTTTG contains:
- the LOC122310806 gene encoding probable folate-biopterin transporter 7 translates to MVSSESGDPNPVRKLLGLGFWVQGFRCFPWMAVNFFLKDGLNVDPSTLQLLQNSANLPMVAKPLYGLVSDAVYIADQHRIPYIAVGAFLQAVSWLTIAVLSPSSVSIFTVTLYLLLSNLGASIAEVANDAIVAEVGKQPTSSSKSSSPSSSGELQSYVWMASAAGGVLGNLLGGTVIDRFSPQAMFIFFGLLLALQFFITINVRESSLNLPKIKADVGIRRQLLQLSNALTKPEIAYSITWFASSYAIIPALTGTMFFYQTEYLKMDSSVLGLSKVFGQAAMLLWSVIYNRQLKSVPPRKLISAIQILMAIFMLSDVLFVKGFYRKMGMPDSVYVVIFSGLLEVLFFFKILPFSVLIAKFCPPGCEGSLMAFVMSAIALAFIVSGYLGVALASYVGVTEDNFSGFPLALLIQALCTILPLYGSSHIPDDVKSKSRTKKE